From Pelmatolapia mariae isolate MD_Pm_ZW linkage group LG1, Pm_UMD_F_2, whole genome shotgun sequence, one genomic window encodes:
- the LOC134624251 gene encoding NACHT, LRR and PYD domains-containing protein 4-like, translating to HKQSNIVYAMLEEEIVTFVKNELQKFKNFLSQKCPEGTQKKIMREDYESTADKKDEISDGDTFLRLTLSFLRRKKQDQLADSLQRKTSAAICQHKLKCNLRTKFQCLFEGGVRAENPTRLNQIYTELHILEGENRDDHHHEDRQIQPASLKPGSSADIFFGNILKPLSGTHEPVRTVVTKGAAGIGKTVLTQKYILDWAENKANHNIQFIFPFTFRELNLLKTKQCSLVELIHYMFTDTKEAGICSFEEFQVVFILDGLDECRLPLDFHNNSIVTDVTESTSLDVLLTNLIRGNLLPSARLWITTRPAAATLIPHECVDMVKEVRGFMDSQKEKYFRKRFRDEEQANTMISHIGTSRSLHIMCHIPVFCWITSTVLEDALQFKEKTELPATLTEMYIHFLLTQIKQDNAKYHRKAETDSVWNTEAKKILLALGNLAFEQLQKENLIFSETELKEYGIDIKTGPLCSGLFIEVFNTKHGLSQERVFSFVHLSIQEFLAALHVLLTFVNTGVNLLRRRRLSVKHEHACKKLYQDAVDQALQSPKGHLDLFVRFLLGLSLDTNQTFLQGLLKKTTSKPKVREKLVQYIKQKIRHHPSPERSINLFHCLNELNDNSLVEEIQQLLRSGSFFENKLTSSQWSALVFILLSSQKDLDMFDLQKFSASNDGLLHLLPVVKASQKSLLSSCNLSWKSCLGLSTVLNSEKSNLRELDLSNNDLRDGGINLLSTGLESPQCRLEILRLSGCLITETGCCVLASALNSNRSNLRELDMSFNHPGDLGLQLLSALQQEPKCKLETLKTDHCGKCRMAPSPLRFFCELALDPNTAEGNLKLSTDNRKAVLVKEEQPDHPERLDSWKQVLCSDGLTGRCYWEVRWTGTVTIGVTYKGIGRKAYTDGCCIGWNNQSWSLFCSAQRFTAWHNSIPADMKTAPPADSNRVAVYLDWPAGTVSFYCLPCIVSSRKQIHLHTYQTTFTEPVYAAFGLGRVLEFEPDGTLLSSQIVLSKNEE from the exons cataaacagagtaacatagtgtacgct ATGCTTGAGGAGGAAATTGTTACTTTTGTGAAAAATGAGCTACAAAAATTCAAGAACTTTCTGAGTCAAAAATGTCCAGAaggcacacaaaaaaagattaTGAGAGAAGATTATGAATCAACGGCTGATAAAAAAGATGAGATCAGCGATGGTGACACATTTCTGAGACTCACACTGAGCTTCCTGAGAAGAAAGAAGCAGGATCAGCTGGCTGATTCTCTGCAGAGAA AAACTTCTGCTGCCATTTGCCAACATAAATTAAAGTGTAACCTGAGGACAAAGTTTCAGTGCTTGTTTGAGGGGGGTGTCCGAGCAGAGAACCCCACCcgtctgaatcagatctacacagagctccaCATCTTAGAGGGTGAGAACAGAGATGATCATCATCATGAGGACAGACAGATACAACCTGCCTCCTTGAAACCTGGAAGTTCAGCTGACATCTTTTTTGGGAATATTTTAAAACCTTTATCTGGAACACATGAGCCAGTCAGAACTGTGGTGACAAAAGGAGCTGCTGGAATTGGAAAAACAGTCTtgacacaaaaatacattttggactGGGCTGAAAACAAAGCCAACCACAATATACAGTTTATCTTCCCATTCACTTTCCGAGAGCTCAATTTGCTGAAAACGAAACAGtgcagcttggtggaacttatCCATTATATGTTTACTGacaccaaagaagcaggaatctgcagctttgaagagtTTCAGGTTGTGTTTATCCtggatggtctggatgagtgtcgacttcctctggacttccacaacaACAGCATTGTGACTGATGTTACAGAGTCCACCTCACTGGATGTACTGCTGACCAACCTTATTAGGGGGaacctgcttccctctgctcgcctctggataacaacacgacctgcagcagccactCTGATCCCTCATGAGTGTGTTGACATGGTGAAAGAGGTCAGAGGTTTCATGGACTCACAGAAGGAgaagtacttcaggaagagattcagggATGAAGAGCAGGCAAATACAATGATCTCACACATCgggacatcacgaagcctccacatcatgtgccacattcCGGTCTTCTGTTGGATCACCTCTACAGTTCTCGAGGATGCGCTGCAGTTCAAAGAGAAGACAGAACTTCCTGcaaccctgactgagatgtacatccacttcctgttaactcagataaaacaagataatgcaAAGTATCATAGAAAAGCCGAGACAGATTCAGTGTGGAACACAGAAGCCAAGAAGATCCTTCTGGCTTTGGGAAACCTTGCTTTTGAGCAGCTGCAGAAAGAAAACCTGATATTTTCTGAAACAGAACTAAAAGAGTATGGCATTGACATCAAAACTGGACCACTCTGCTCAGGACTGTTCATAGAGGTCTTCAATACGAAGCATGGGTTGAGCCAGGAGAGGGTGTTTTCCTTTGTCCATCTGAGCATTCAAGAGTTTCTGGCTGCACTTCATGTCCTTCTAACATTTGTCAACACTGGTGTCAATCTACTGAGAAGACGTCGATTGTCAGTAAAACATGAGCATGCATGTAAGAAACTCTACCAGGACGCAGTGGACCAGGCTTTACAAAGTCCAAAGGGGCACCTAGACTTGTTTGTTCGCTTCCTGCTGGGTCTTTCACTGGATACTAATCAGACTTTCCTACAAGGCCTGCTGAAAAAGACAACAAGTAAACCAAAGGTCAGAGAAAAGCTAGTGCAGTACATCaagcagaagatcagacaccatcCTTCTCCAGAGAGAAGCATTAATCTGTTTCACTGCCTAAATGAACTCAATGACAATTCTTTAGTGGAGGAAATCCAACAGCTTCTGAGATCAGGAAGCTTCTTTGAAAACAAACTCACTTCTTCTCAGTGGTCAGCACtagtcttcatcttactgtcatcacaAAAAGATCTGGACATGTTCGACCTGCAGAAATTCTCTGCTTCAAATGACGGTCTTCTGCacctgctgccagtggtcaaagcatCCCAAAAATCTCT cttgaGTAGCTGTAACCTTTCTTGGAAAAGCTGTCTGGGTCTGTCCACAGTTTTAAACTCAGAGAAGTCtaatctgagagagctggacctgagcaaCAATGACCTGCGTGATGGAGGCATAAACCTGCTCTCAACTGGACTCGAGAGTCCACAGTGTAGACTAGAGATTCTCAG GTtatcaggctgtctgatcacagagacAGGCTGTTGTGTCCTGGCTTCAGCTCTGAACTCCAACCGCTCTAATCTGAGGGAGCTGGATATGAGCTTTAATCATCCAGGAGACTTGGGACTTCAACTACTGTCTGCTTTACAGCAGGAGCCAAAGTGCAAACTGGAAACTCTcaa GACTGATCACTGTGGAAAATGCAGAATGGCCCCATCACCCCTAAGAT TTTTCTGTGAACTTGCActggacccaaacacagcaGAAGGAAACCTCAAACTGTCTACAGACAACAGAAAAGCCGTGTTGGTGAAAGAGGAGCAGCCTGATCATCCAGAGAGATTGGATAGCTGGAAACAGGTGCTTTGCAGCGATGGTTTGACTGggcgctgttactgggaggtacGGTGGACAGGAACGGTTACAATAGGAGTGACATACAAAGGAATCGGGAGGAAAGCATACACTGATGGCTGCTGTATTGGATGGAAcaatcagtcctggagtctttTCTGCTCAGCTCAGCGTTTCACTGCCTGGCACAATAGCATACCAGCAGACATGAAAACAGCCCCACCCGCTGACTCCAACCGAGTAGCAGTATATCTGGACTGGCCTGCTGGCACTGTGTCCTTCTATTGTCTCCCTTGCATAGTGTCTTCACGAAAACAGATACATCTCCACACGTACCAGACCACGTTCACTGAGCCAGTCTATGCTGCATTTGGACTTGGACGTGTACTTGAGTTTGAGCCTGATGGTACATTGTTATCATCCCAGATTGTTCTGTCTAAAAATGAAGAATGA